The following coding sequences lie in one Zingiber officinale cultivar Zhangliang chromosome 2B, Zo_v1.1, whole genome shotgun sequence genomic window:
- the LOC122045540 gene encoding heparanase-like protein 3 isoform X2: protein MSRIGSGGVLPRLLGYCLLLCLAGHVGAHSGILDAEAGVYSNAVVIDGTAPIAVTDEDFICATLDWWPPEKCDYGTCSWGMASMLNLDLSSPILLNVIKAFSPLKLRLGGSLQDKVIYETLDSKQPCTPFAYNASEMFSFTEGCLPLARWDELNEFFQKAGAIIIFGLNALNGRVKQSDGSVGGPWNYTNAASLIRYTVNKGYTIFGWELGNELSGSGVGTKVDADQYSADVVNLKLIVDDIYQGFPVKPLVLAPGGFFDAAWFADLVDKAKPNSLDVLTHHIYNLGPGVDKHLVEKILDPTYLDGEASVFRDLQGLIRISGTKATGWVGEAGGAYNSGHHLVTDAFVFSFWYLDQLGMSATYDTKTYCRQSLVGGNYGLLNTTTFHPNPDYYSALLWHRLMGTRVLGTNLIGREPSLIRAYAHCAKESEGVTLLLINLSGNTTTQLPIISPTSYSLGRKHHPGAARSKIPSLSAEDTREEYHLTAKDGDLHSQTMLLNGNALELDADGNIPTLDPIKVDASRPITIAPFSIIFAHIPSFRPPACR, encoded by the exons ATGAGCAGGATTGGTAGTGGTGGTGTTCTTCCTCGGCTGCTGGGGTACTGTCTACTTCTGTGCCTCGCGGGACATGTCGGAGCGCACTCCGGCATATTGGATGCAGAAGCAGGGGTATACAGCAATGCTGTTGTTATCGACGGTACAGCCCCTATCGCCGTGACCGATGAAGATTTCATCTGCGCTACTCTGGACTGGTGGCCACCTGAGAAATGTGACTATGGGACATGCAGCTGGGGAATGGCATCCATGCTCAATCTG GATCTTTCCAGTCCAATCTTGTTGAATGTTATAAAAG CTTTTTCACCGCTGAAGCTTCGGCTGGGGGGCTCCTTGCAAGATAAGGTGATATATGAGACATTAGACTCTAAGCAGCCATGCACGCCCTTCGCATACAACGCATCGGAGATGTTTAGTTTCACTGAAGGCTGCTTACCTTTGGCCAGATGGGATGAACTAAACGAGTTCTTCCAGAAAGCAGG GGCGATCATAATTTTTGGCTTGAATGCTCTAAATGGAAGGGTTAAGCAGAGTGATGGCTCAGTTGGAGGACCTTGGAACTACACCAACGCTGCTTCTCTCATTCGTTATACAGTCAACAAGGGTTACACAATTTTCGGTTGGGAGCTCG GAAACGAGTTAAGTGGATCGGGAGTGGGAACTAAAGTCGACGCAGATCAGTATTCTGCAGACGTTGTCAACCTCAAATTGATCGTCGACGACATCTACCAAGGCTTCCCAGTAAAACCACTGGTGTTAGCACCAGGGGGCTTCTTTGACGCCGCCTGGTTCGCTGACCTCGTCGACAAAGCAAAACCTAACTCGTTGGATGTGCTCACTCACCACATTTACAACCTTGGCCCAG GTGTGGACAAGCATTTGGTTGAGAAAATTCTGGACCCGACTTATCTGGACGGCGAGGCGAGCGTATTCAGAGATCTGCAAGGGCTTATCAGGATTAGTGGGACTAAAGCGACCGGTTGGGTTGGCGAAGCTGGAGGGGCTTACAACAGTGGCCACCATCTTGTGACTGACGCATTCGTCTTCAGCTTCTG GTACCTGGACCAACTCGGCATGTCCGCCACCTACGACACCAAGACATACTGCCGGCAGTCGTTGGTGGGTGGAAACTACGGCCTTCTCAACACAACCACCTTCCATCCAAATCCTGACTACTACAG CGCTCTATTGTGGCATCGATTGATGGGAACCCGGGTTTTGGGGACAAATTTAATCGGGAGAGAGCCCAGTTTGATAAGAGCATATGCTCACTGCGCAAAAGAATCA GAAGGAGTCACTCTGCTATTGATCAATCTCAGTGGCAACACCACGACTCAGCTTCCGATCATAAGCCCGACTTCTTATTCGCTCGGCCGGAAGCATCATCCGGGGGCTGCTAGATCAAAGATTCCTAGTCTGTCGGCAGAGGACACGAGGGAAGAGTACCACCTCACAGCCAAGGACGGTGACCTCCACAGCCAGACAATGCTGCTGAATGGCAATGCGTTGGAATTAGATGCTGACGGGAATATTCCGACGCTGGATCCTATTAAAGTTGACGCATCGCGGCCAATCACAATCGCTCCGTTCTCTATCATATTCGCGCACATTCCTTCCTTCCGACCTCCTGCATGTAGGTAG
- the LOC122045540 gene encoding heparanase-like protein 3 isoform X1 produces the protein MCQCHSFLLHCLSLLEAAVDKPSKHSNRSGMHLVPTGTLLFLRHCFVRRMNELLLASVFRDSFDKKEIQRFCPLFFFTRLSYLPQSQPLQSCQLNLLYQNRAETPFNSLTPRRFFTALTESMSRIGSGGVLPRLLGYCLLLCLAGHVGAHSGILDAEAGVYSNAVVIDGTAPIAVTDEDFICATLDWWPPEKCDYGTCSWGMASMLNLDLSSPILLNVIKAFSPLKLRLGGSLQDKVIYETLDSKQPCTPFAYNASEMFSFTEGCLPLARWDELNEFFQKAGAIIIFGLNALNGRVKQSDGSVGGPWNYTNAASLIRYTVNKGYTIFGWELGNELSGSGVGTKVDADQYSADVVNLKLIVDDIYQGFPVKPLVLAPGGFFDAAWFADLVDKAKPNSLDVLTHHIYNLGPGVDKHLVEKILDPTYLDGEASVFRDLQGLIRISGTKATGWVGEAGGAYNSGHHLVTDAFVFSFWYLDQLGMSATYDTKTYCRQSLVGGNYGLLNTTTFHPNPDYYSALLWHRLMGTRVLGTNLIGREPSLIRAYAHCAKESEGVTLLLINLSGNTTTQLPIISPTSYSLGRKHHPGAARSKIPSLSAEDTREEYHLTAKDGDLHSQTMLLNGNALELDADGNIPTLDPIKVDASRPITIAPFSIIFAHIPSFRPPACR, from the exons ATGTGTCAGTGCCACAGTTTCCTCCTCCACTGTTTATCATTATTAGAAGCTGCCGTGGATAAACCTTCCAAGCATTCAAATCGATCGGGAATGCACCTCGTCCCCACAGGAACGCTACTTTTTCTGAGGCATTGCTTCGTGAGGAGAATGAACGAGCTATTGCTTGCTTCAGTGTTCAGAGATTCATTCGATAAAAAGGAAATTCAAAGGTTTtgccctttatttttttttacccgTCTCTCTTACCTCCCCCAATCTCAACCTCTCCAAAGCTGCCAGCTTAATCTTCTCTACCAAAACCGAGCAGAAACACCATTTAATTCCCTCACTCCCCGTCGGTTCTTCACTGCATTG ACCGAAAGCATGAGCAGGATTGGTAGTGGTGGTGTTCTTCCTCGGCTGCTGGGGTACTGTCTACTTCTGTGCCTCGCGGGACATGTCGGAGCGCACTCCGGCATATTGGATGCAGAAGCAGGGGTATACAGCAATGCTGTTGTTATCGACGGTACAGCCCCTATCGCCGTGACCGATGAAGATTTCATCTGCGCTACTCTGGACTGGTGGCCACCTGAGAAATGTGACTATGGGACATGCAGCTGGGGAATGGCATCCATGCTCAATCTG GATCTTTCCAGTCCAATCTTGTTGAATGTTATAAAAG CTTTTTCACCGCTGAAGCTTCGGCTGGGGGGCTCCTTGCAAGATAAGGTGATATATGAGACATTAGACTCTAAGCAGCCATGCACGCCCTTCGCATACAACGCATCGGAGATGTTTAGTTTCACTGAAGGCTGCTTACCTTTGGCCAGATGGGATGAACTAAACGAGTTCTTCCAGAAAGCAGG GGCGATCATAATTTTTGGCTTGAATGCTCTAAATGGAAGGGTTAAGCAGAGTGATGGCTCAGTTGGAGGACCTTGGAACTACACCAACGCTGCTTCTCTCATTCGTTATACAGTCAACAAGGGTTACACAATTTTCGGTTGGGAGCTCG GAAACGAGTTAAGTGGATCGGGAGTGGGAACTAAAGTCGACGCAGATCAGTATTCTGCAGACGTTGTCAACCTCAAATTGATCGTCGACGACATCTACCAAGGCTTCCCAGTAAAACCACTGGTGTTAGCACCAGGGGGCTTCTTTGACGCCGCCTGGTTCGCTGACCTCGTCGACAAAGCAAAACCTAACTCGTTGGATGTGCTCACTCACCACATTTACAACCTTGGCCCAG GTGTGGACAAGCATTTGGTTGAGAAAATTCTGGACCCGACTTATCTGGACGGCGAGGCGAGCGTATTCAGAGATCTGCAAGGGCTTATCAGGATTAGTGGGACTAAAGCGACCGGTTGGGTTGGCGAAGCTGGAGGGGCTTACAACAGTGGCCACCATCTTGTGACTGACGCATTCGTCTTCAGCTTCTG GTACCTGGACCAACTCGGCATGTCCGCCACCTACGACACCAAGACATACTGCCGGCAGTCGTTGGTGGGTGGAAACTACGGCCTTCTCAACACAACCACCTTCCATCCAAATCCTGACTACTACAG CGCTCTATTGTGGCATCGATTGATGGGAACCCGGGTTTTGGGGACAAATTTAATCGGGAGAGAGCCCAGTTTGATAAGAGCATATGCTCACTGCGCAAAAGAATCA GAAGGAGTCACTCTGCTATTGATCAATCTCAGTGGCAACACCACGACTCAGCTTCCGATCATAAGCCCGACTTCTTATTCGCTCGGCCGGAAGCATCATCCGGGGGCTGCTAGATCAAAGATTCCTAGTCTGTCGGCAGAGGACACGAGGGAAGAGTACCACCTCACAGCCAAGGACGGTGACCTCCACAGCCAGACAATGCTGCTGAATGGCAATGCGTTGGAATTAGATGCTGACGGGAATATTCCGACGCTGGATCCTATTAAAGTTGACGCATCGCGGCCAATCACAATCGCTCCGTTCTCTATCATATTCGCGCACATTCCTTCCTTCCGACCTCCTGCATGTAGGTAG